A part of Babylonia areolata isolate BAREFJ2019XMU chromosome 6, ASM4173473v1, whole genome shotgun sequence genomic DNA contains:
- the LOC143283286 gene encoding uncharacterized protein LOC143283286 encodes MMMQVFIFCVVGVLIPAVWGSPPPCPVCPRSYSPVCATIRANYGNQCQLSTNGCRARLEGLVTTRQHDGGCPSVVPIRRDAEGFLASLTEKEFAKRLSEPARCPNFPCPMHYDPVCVDYIGNFSNPCVLSSAMCRLGPIFTVTSRRPGVCPPSTQ; translated from the exons ATGATGATGCAGGTGTTCATCTTTTGCGTGGTTGGTGTCCTGATTCCAGCTGTGTGGG GGTCACCACCCCCCTGCCCCGTGTGTCCCAGGAGTTACAGCCCTGTGTGCGCCACCATCAGAGCCAATTACGGCAACCAATGCCAACTGAGTACCAACGGTTGCAG AGCGCGGTTGGAAGGGCTGGTTACTACCAGACAGCATGATGGTGGCTGTCCCTCTGTGGTTCCCATTCGCCGCGACGCTGAAGGTTTCCTCGCTTCACTGACAGAAAAGGAATTTGCCAAACGCC tttcagaACCGGCTCGGTGCCCAAATTTTCCCTGCCCAATGCATTACGACCCCGTGTGTGTCGACTACATCGGCAACTTCTCCAATCCCTGTGTTCTGTCTTCCGCCATGTGCAG ACTGGGGCCTATTTTCACTGTGACGAGTCGCAGACCGGGGGTatgtcccccctccacccagtgA